Within the Candidatus Eisenbacteria bacterium genome, the region CCGGAGGGCGCGACGGGCGCTCCACCTCGTGGAATCGCGTCGGCAGGGCGATCGGACGCGGCGACTCGACCATCGGCTGCTTGCGAACGTCGCCCTTCCCGAATCCCGTCGCGATGACCGTGATCGAGAGCGCGTCGCCCATGCTCTCGTCGATCACCGCGCCGAAGATCACGTTGGCGTCCCGGCCGGCGGCGTCCACCACGACCGTGACCGCCTCATTGATCTCGTGGAGCGTCATCGATTCGCCGCCGGTCACGTTCACGAGGAGCGCCTCGGCGCCGGAGATCGAGACGTCGTCGAGGAGCGGGCTCGACACGGCGCACTGCGCCGCCTCGTAGGCCCGGTTCGGGCCGCTCGCGTGCCCCGCACCCATGAGCGCGTTCCCCCGCTCCGCCATCACCGTCTTCACGTCGGCGAAGTCGAGGTTCACGAGCCCCGGCACCGTGATGAGGTCCGAGATCCCCTTCGTCGCGTAGTGGAGCACCTGATCCGCGACCTTGAAGGCCTCCTTGAGCGGCGTGTGCTTCTCCACGATCGCGAGGAGCCGCTGGTTCGGGATCACGATGAGCGTGTCCACCTTCTCCCGCAGCTCGCGAAGCCCCTCCTCCGCGATCTGGAGGCGGCGCCGCCCCTCGAACTCGAACGGCCGCGTGACGACGGCGACCGTGAGCGCGCCGAGCGAGCGCGCGATGCGCGCGACGACCGGCGCCGCACCCGTGCCCGTGCCGCCGCCCATGCCCGCCGTGACGAACACCATGTCGGAGCCCGCGAGGGTCTCCGCGATCAGGGCCTCGTCCTCCTCGGCGGCCTCGCGTCCCACGCCGGGGTTCGCGCCGGAGCCGAGCCCCTTCGTGATCCCGGTGCCGAGCTGGATCCGCTTCGGGCATCGCGACTGGTCCAATACCTGCGCGTCGGTGTTCGCGGCGATGAAATCGACGCCCTTGAGTCCGGCCTCGATCATCCGATTCACCGCGTTCCCGCCGGCTCCTCCGACTCCGATCACCTTGATCGAGGCGCCCGTCACCAGCTTCCCATCCTCCACCAGCTCGAACATTGCTGCTCCCCTCCCGTCCGGTTGC harbors:
- the ftsZ gene encoding cell division protein FtsZ, translated to MFELVEDGKLVTGASIKVIGVGGAGGNAVNRMIEAGLKGVDFIAANTDAQVLDQSRCPKRIQLGTGITKGLGSGANPGVGREAAEEDEALIAETLAGSDMVFVTAGMGGGTGTGAAPVVARIARSLGALTVAVVTRPFEFEGRRRLQIAEEGLRELREKVDTLIVIPNQRLLAIVEKHTPLKEAFKVADQVLHYATKGISDLITVPGLVNLDFADVKTVMAERGNALMGAGHASGPNRAYEAAQCAVSSPLLDDVSISGAEALLVNVTGGESMTLHEINEAVTVVVDAAGRDANVIFGAVIDESMGDALSITVIATGFGKGDVRKQPMVESPRPIALPTRFHEVERPSRPPVVVRATLDDEDPEFAEPQVQEAAQAQAPRPSFRMAPGTVRRPFGGRALTKDNMDVPAFMRKQMD